The Humulus lupulus chromosome 3, drHumLupu1.1, whole genome shotgun sequence genome window below encodes:
- the LOC133824568 gene encoding ethylene-responsive transcription factor ERN1-like, which translates to MVRKRKGSDQEEEERESSNEISVGNWNNEATSATAAAASAVALNGVGRARKRYVGVRQRPSGRWVAEIKDTIQKIRVWLGTYDTAEEAARAYDEAACLLRGANTRTNFWPSSPFHAKPALPSRIVNLLLLRLKARNLNNNNNHNYGNNNNNACGSMAFNFPCIQQEQAVEDHREDTLFGNLFNEQEFCRMKEESDILSNNISDITTADYMAENFEWSLVGTDESSTNNGARFDGENQCEEENKEEFDQIGGVDLRFVDSLQSFSGYCCPFEIAEEMVKPMETEKYEDEETIIGEAMKRMKYERKFSASLYAFNGVSECLRLKLDSKTERVGESRQGELFKLKNESKDKNSQCYTEETIQERVQEETGINLQSPTEIGSLSFSYSSSSSSSVSPESEELLWSPLEFPPCYFLFEADMKIMT; encoded by the coding sequence ATGGTTAGAAAGAGAAAAGGAAGTgatcaagaggaagaagagagagaaagcaGTAATGAAATCTCAGTTGGAAATTGGAACAATGAGGCAACttcagcaacagcagcagcagcatcAGCTGTTGCTCTGAATGGAGTTGGGAGGGCACGAAAGCGATACGTCGGTGTGCGGCAGCGGCCGTCCGGGAGATGGGTGGCTGAGATCAAAGACACCATACAGAAGATAAGAGTGTGGCTGGGGACTTATGACACAGCTGAGGAGGCTGCAAGAGCTTATGATGAAGCCGCTTGTTTGCTCCGAGGAGCTAATACTCGCACCAACTTCTggccttcctctccttttcatgCAAAGCCAGCACTTCCCTCAAGAATAGTCAATCTTCTCCTTCTTAGGCTTAAAGCTAGgaatttgaataataataataatcataactacggTAATAACAATAACAATGCGTGTGGCTCAATGGCGTTCAATTTTCCCTGTATCCAACAGGAGCAAGCTGTGGAAGATCATAGGGAAGATACCCTGTTTGGTAATTTGTTCAATGAGCAAGAGTTTTGTAGGATGAAAGAAGAAAGTGATATTTTGAGTAACAACATTAGTGATATAACTACAGCTGATTACATGGCTGAGAATTTTGAATGGAGTCTTGTTGGGACTGATGAGAGTAGTACTAATAATGGTGCTAGATTTGATGGGGAAAATCAATGTGAGGAAGAGAAtaaagaagagtttgatcaaATAGGGGGTGTGGATCTTCGGTTTGTAGACTCGTTGCAGTCATTTTCTGGCTACTGCTGCCCTTTCGAGATTGCGGAAGAGATGGTTAAGCCAATGGAGACGGAGAAGTATGAGGATGAAGAAACTATTATTGGAGAGGCCATGAAGAGAATGAAGTATGAAAGAAAGTTCTCAGCTTCTCTCTATGCATTCAATGGAGTATCCGAATGTTTGAGGCTGAAACTTGATTCAAAGACTGAAAGAGTAGGAGAATCAAGGCAGGGAGAGTTATTCAAACTAAAAAATGAGTCTAAGGATAAGAACAGCCAATGTTATACGGAAGAAACTATTCAGGAGAGGGTGCAAGAGGAGACTGGGATAAATCTTCAATCACCAACAGAAATAGGGTCACTTTCTTTTTCTTactcttcttcctcttcatcgTCTGTGAGCCCAGAAAGTGAGGAACTTCTATGGAGCCCGCTGGAATTTCCGCCATGCTATTTTTTATTTGAAGCAGATATGAAGATCATGACATAA